GGCCAGGCGGAGGAAACTTCCTCTGACCTGGCCCTTCGTGCTTCAGAGCGGGCGACGGGAATCGAACCCGCGTAGCTAGTTTGGAAGACTAGGGCTCTACCATTGAGCTACGCCCGCAACACGTGCGCCGCAGGTCCGGGGGACCGCGGCACGGACAGCATCCTAGCGGGTCGGGCCGGGGGAGTGCACACCGCATTACGCGCCCGCGGTGCGGCGTCCGGAAACGTTCGCTCAAAACCCCGCGCATCGGAGGGTCTCCGGGCATGTACCCTACGTGTCGCACCGACGGGGTGTGGCGCAGCTTGGTAGCGCGTCCGCTTTGGGAGCGGAAGGTCGTCGGTTCGAATCCGGCCACCCCGACCACCGGCATCGCCATCACAAGATCGCGTTGTGGGCTGATTGCCGCTTGCGGTTACTATGCAAGCTGCGTGCCCGTGTGTCTGATGTACCGGGCCGAATCCGCCGAACCGCTGAATCGCAGCGCGGACGCAGAACCCCAAGCAGTCAGCCACAAGGAGACCGAACCGTGAAGAGCGCCGTGGAGACCCTGAACCCGACTCGGGTTCGGCTCACTGTTGAGGTGCCCTTCGAGGAGCTCAAGGACAGCCTCGACGCGGCGTACAAGAAGATCAACCAGCAGGTCACGGTGAAGGGCTTCCGCAAGGGCAAGATCCCCGCCCGGGTCATCGACCAGCGCTTCGGTCGCGGTGCGGTGCTGGAGGAGGCCGTCAACGACGCCCTCCCGAAGTTCTACACCGAGGCCGTCAACGAGGCCGACCTGAACCCGCTGGGCCAGCCTGAGGTCGACATCACGGAGCTGAAGGACGGCGAGCTGCTGGCCTTCACCGCCGAGGTCGACGTCCGCCCCGAGATCGAGATCCCGGACTACTCCGGCATCGAGGTCGAGGTCGACGCGGTCGAGGTTTCCGACGAGGACATCGAGAAGTCGGTCGAGCAGCTGCGCGGCCGCTTCGCGTCCACCAAGGACGTCGAGCGCGCGGCCGAGGACGGCGACGTCGTCACCATCGACCTCGAGGCCAAGGTCGACGGCGAGGTGCTGCCGGACGGCGTCGCCTCCGACGTCTCCTACACCATCGGCTCGGGCGAGCTCCTCGAGGGCATCGACGACGCCGTCAAGGGCCTGGAGGCCGGTGGCGAGGCCACCTTCACCTCCCAGCTGAAGGGCGGCTCCGCCGAGGGCAAGGACGCCGAGGTCACCGTCAAGGTCACCAAGGTCTCCGCCAAGGAGCTCCCGGAGCTGGACGACGAGTTCGCGCAGATGGCGAGCGAGTTCGACACCCTCGAGGACCTCAAGGCGGACAGTCGCAAGCGCCTCGAGAACATGAAGCAGTACGACCAGGCCACGCAGGCCCAGGAGCGCGTCCTGGAGAAGCTGCTGGAGCTCGTCGAGGTGCCGATCCCCGAGAAGCTCCTCGCGGACGAGGTCCAGACCCGCAAGCACAACCTGGAGCACCACCAGCTCGGCCAGATGGGTCTGACCATCGAGAAGTACCTGGAGTTCCAGGGCAAGACGGTCGAGGAGTTCGACGCCGAGACCTCCGAGCAGGCGATCAAGGGCATCAAGACCCAGTTCGTCCTCGACGCGCTGGTCAACAAGGAGAAGCTGGGCGTCGACCAGGAGGAGCTCACCGAGCACCTCATGCGCCGTGCCGCTTCTTCCGGCATGTCCCCCGACCAGTTCGCCCAGGCCGTCGTCGAGGGTGGCCAGGTGCCGATGCTCGTCGGCGAGGTCGCCCGCGGCAAGGCC
The Streptomyces sp. NBC_01296 DNA segment above includes these coding regions:
- the tig gene encoding trigger factor; protein product: MKSAVETLNPTRVRLTVEVPFEELKDSLDAAYKKINQQVTVKGFRKGKIPARVIDQRFGRGAVLEEAVNDALPKFYTEAVNEADLNPLGQPEVDITELKDGELLAFTAEVDVRPEIEIPDYSGIEVEVDAVEVSDEDIEKSVEQLRGRFASTKDVERAAEDGDVVTIDLEAKVDGEVLPDGVASDVSYTIGSGELLEGIDDAVKGLEAGGEATFTSQLKGGSAEGKDAEVTVKVTKVSAKELPELDDEFAQMASEFDTLEDLKADSRKRLENMKQYDQATQAQERVLEKLLELVEVPIPEKLLADEVQTRKHNLEHHQLGQMGLTIEKYLEFQGKTVEEFDAETSEQAIKGIKTQFVLDALVNKEKLGVDQEELTEHLMRRAASSGMSPDQFAQAVVEGGQVPMLVGEVARGKALAVVVEAAKVVDTNGEVVDLSDEDDEVEAAAETVEAVVDGDADAAEAQADEAK